The DNA region GCATCGCGCACCTCATCGATGCGGGCGTGACCGACGGCGGGCAGCCCTATCTGGTGCTGGAACTTGTCGAGGGCGAGCCGATCGACAGCTACGCCGATGCGCGCGCGCTGTCGGTCGAGCAGCGCCTCACGCTGTTCCTCGACGTGCTCGATGCCGTCGCCCACGCGCACGCCAAGCTGGTCGTCCACCGTGACATCAAGCCCGCCAACGTCCTGGTGAGCGGCGGCGGCGAGGTCAAGCTCCTCGACTTCGGGATCGCCCAACTGGTCACGGCGGGCACGCAACTCGACGCATCGGCCGACACCGACGTCGGCGTGCTCACCCGCGAGATCCGGCGGGCTCTCACGCCGGTGTATGCCGCCCCCGAGCAGATCGCCGGCGGGCAGGTGACGACGGCCACCGACGTGTACGCCCTCGGCGGCCTCCTCTACGTGTTGCTCGCGGGCCGGCACCCGGTGGCTCACGCCGCCGGGCGTTCGCCGCAGGCGCTGATCCGCGCCGTCCTCGAGGACACGCCCCCACTGCTGTCCGAGGCCGTGGTGGATGGCACGGTCGCGCCAGACGTGCTCGAGGTGCATGCCGCGCGGCTCGGCGCCACGCCGGCCCGGCTCCGTCGCACGCTCCGGGGGGACCTCGACGCCATCGTCGCGCGAGCGCTGGCCCGGCAGCCTGGCGATCGGTATGCCTCGGTGACCGCGTTGGCCGACGACATCCGCCGCGTGCTTCGCCACGAGCCGGTCGCTGCGCGCCGGGACCGCGCGGGGTACCGACTGGCGCGCTTCGCCCGCCGCCACGTCACCGGTCTGCTGGCCGCCACGACCGTGGTGGCGATGGCCGCGAGCTTCACGGCGTTCCACGCGGTCCGTCTCGCGACGGAACGCGACCGGGCGCAGCGTGCCTCCGAGAAGGCCGTCAAGGTGAGCGAGGTGCTGATGTCCTTGCTCACCAGCGCCGATCCCTACGCCATCCGGGAGACGCCGGGCGAGCCCACGGCCGTGTCCGTGCTCGACGTCAGCGCGGCCCGCATCGAGAAGGAGCTGGCGGGTGACCCGGCCCTGCGCGCCGAGATGCTGACGCTGATGGGGCGCACCTACCGCCGGCTGGCGATGTACGGCAAGGGGCAGCGGCTGCTCGAGGAAGCGCTCGGCGATGCGCGAAAGGCGTTCGGCCCCACCAGTGTGCCCGTCGCCACGGCGCTGAACGACCTCGGGGTGCTGCTCGTGGATCAGGGCAGGCACGTCGAGGGACTGAGGCGGCTCGAGGAGGCGCTGGCGATGCGTCGGGCGCTCCTCGGCGGGATGCATCCCGACCTGGCGATCACGCTGGTCGAGCTCGGGCGGGTCTACCAGGACCACGGACTCGGCGCCCGTGCGGCCTCCCTGCATCGTGAGGCGCTGGCGATTCGCCGCTCGGCGCTCGGCGAGGGGCACCGCGAGACGGCCGTGAGCCTCAACGATCTCGGCTCGGTGCTCCGCCTCGAGGGTGACCTCGTCGGCGCCGATGCCGCGCTGCAACAGGCGTTGGCCATCAACGTCCGGACGCGCGGTCCGCAGCATCCGAACACCGCGGTCACCATGCACGACCGGGCCCTCGTGGCGATGTCGCGCCAGGACTGGCGGGCAGCCGAACCCCTGCTCCGCGAGGCACTGGCCATCCAGCAACGAACGGTCGGGGCGAGCCACCCGACCATCGCCGCAACCCTCAATACGCTGTCGAAGCTCGAGGCGGCGCTCGGCCACCAGCGCCAGGCCGTGGCCGCCGTCCGGCAGGCCAGGGAGATCGTCGAGCGCGCGTTCGGGCGCGACCATCAGCTCGTCGCGATCTACTCGCTGAACGAGGCCGCGCTCCT from Luteitalea sp. TBR-22 includes:
- a CDS encoding serine/threonine-protein kinase, translating into MRRPPLTPDRWRALSPYLDEALDVEPGAREAWLSSMALDTRMAQDLRSLLEEHQAAEAGGFLGGVAIDGSRLSPSAATPGQVVGAYRLVSPIGEGGSGMVWRAERCDGRFEGEAAVKLLNLSLVGRSGEERFRREATILARLRHPGIAHLIDAGVTDGGQPYLVLELVEGEPIDSYADARALSVEQRLTLFLDVLDAVAHAHAKLVVHRDIKPANVLVSGGGEVKLLDFGIAQLVTAGTQLDASADTDVGVLTREIRRALTPVYAAPEQIAGGQVTTATDVYALGGLLYVLLAGRHPVAHAAGRSPQALIRAVLEDTPPLLSEAVVDGTVAPDVLEVHAARLGATPARLRRTLRGDLDAIVARALARQPGDRYASVTALADDIRRVLRHEPVAARRDRAGYRLARFARRHVTGLLAATTVVAMAASFTAFHAVRLATERDRAQRASEKAVKVSEVLMSLLTSADPYAIRETPGEPTAVSVLDVSAARIEKELAGDPALRAEMLTLMGRTYRRLAMYGKGQRLLEEALGDARKAFGPTSVPVATALNDLGVLLVDQGRHVEGLRRLEEALAMRRALLGGMHPDLAITLVELGRVYQDHGLGARAASLHREALAIRRSALGEGHRETAVSLNDLGSVLRLEGDLVGADAALQQALAINVRTRGPQHPNTAVTMHDRALVAMSRQDWRAAEPLLREALAIQQRTVGASHPTIAATLNTLSKLEAALGHQRQAVAAVRQAREIVERAFGRDHQLVAIYSLNEAALLVAAGHAAEAEPLVREGLRVRALSPDMVPARRRTLAADDWDVAEARAMLAEILRALGRAREAAALSRAVS